The Acanthopagrus latus isolate v.2019 chromosome 13, fAcaLat1.1, whole genome shotgun sequence genome contains a region encoding:
- the LOC119030778 gene encoding core histone macro-H2A.1 isoform X1: MSSRGGKKKSTKTSRSTKAGVIFPVGRMLRYIKRGLPKYRIGVGAPVYLAAVLEYLTAEILELAGNAARDNKKGRVTPRHILLAIANDEELNQLLKGVTIAAGGVLPNIHPELLAKKRGAKGKLETPVSPAPEKKPKPVKKSVTKKLSGKKGGGKAKKQGEVSKAASADSTTEGSPVDSFTVLSTKSLFLGQKLNLIHSEVSNLAGFDVEGVINPTNAELELKDDLGSALEKKGGKEFTDAVQELKKKNGPLEVAGAVLTGGFGLPAKYVIHCNSPGWGSDKCEEMLDKTVKNCLALADEKKLKSVAFPSIGSGRNGFPKQTAAQLILKAISSYFVATMSSSIKTVYFVLFDSESIGIYVQEMAKLETS, translated from the exons ATGTCCAGccgaggaggaaagaagaagtcGACCAAGACGTCCCGGTCAACCAAGGCCGGGGTCATCTTCCCCGTCGGACGCATGCTGCGTTACATCAAGAGGGGCTTGCCTAAGTATCGCATCGGGGTGGGAGCACCCGTCTACCTGGCTGCAGTCCTCGAGTATCTAACTG CTGAGATCTTGGAGTTGGCAGGTAACGCAGCCAGAGACAACAAGAAAGGTCGCGTCACACCACGACACATCCTGCTGGCCATCGCCAATGATGAGGAGTTGAACCAG CTGCTGAAAGGTGTGACTATCGCAGCAGGTGGAGTCCTGCCCAACATCCACCCAGAGCTGCTGGCTAAGAAGAGAGGAGCAAAGGGGAAACTGGAGACCCCCGTCTCACCGGCCCCCGAGAAGAAACCCAAACCTGTCAAGAAATCAGTGACCAAGAAACTGAgtgggaaaaaaggaggagggaaggcTAAG AAACAGGGCGAGGTAAGCAAGGCGGCGTCGGCAGACAGCACCACAGAGGGATCTCCTGTTGACAGCTTCACTGTACTCTCCACCAAGAGCCTCTTCCTGGGCCAAAAG CTCAACCTCATTCACAGCGAGGTCAGTAACTTGGCTGGCTTTGACGTGGAGGGGGTCATCAACCCCACCAATGCTGAACTTGAACTTAAAGATGATCTAG GCTCTGCTCTggaaaagaagggagggaaggagtTCACTGATGCGGtgcaggagctgaagaagaaaaacggCCCTCTGGAGGTGGCTGGAG cTGTGTTGACCGGCGGCTTCGGTCTGCCCGCTAAGTACGTCATCCACTGCAACAGTCCGGGTTGGGGCTCCGACAAGTGTGAGGAGATGCTGGACAAGACGGTAAAGAACTGTCTGGCTCTGGCTGATGAGAAGAAACTCAAGTCTGTTGCGTTCCCCTCCATTGGTAGCGGGAG GAATGGTTTCCCGAAACAGACGGCGGCCCAGCTCATCCTGAAGGCTATCTCCAGCTACTTTGTGGCCACCATGTCTTCCTCCATCAAGACCGTCTACTTTGTGCTGTTTGACAGCGAGAGCATCGGCATCTACGTGCAGGAAATGGCCAAGCTGGAGACGAGCTAA
- the LOC119030778 gene encoding core histone macro-H2A.1 isoform X4, with translation MSSRGGKKKSTKTSRSTKAGVIFPVGRMLRYIKRGLPKYRIGVGAPVYLAAVLEYLTAEILELAGNAARDNKKGRVTPRHILLAIANDEELNQLLKGVTIAAGGVLPNIHPELLAKKRGAKGKLETPVSPAPEKKPKPVKKSVTKKLSGKKGGGKAKKQGEVSKAASADSTTEGSPVDSFTVLSTKSLFLGQKALLWKRREGRSSLMRCRS, from the exons ATGTCCAGccgaggaggaaagaagaagtcGACCAAGACGTCCCGGTCAACCAAGGCCGGGGTCATCTTCCCCGTCGGACGCATGCTGCGTTACATCAAGAGGGGCTTGCCTAAGTATCGCATCGGGGTGGGAGCACCCGTCTACCTGGCTGCAGTCCTCGAGTATCTAACTG CTGAGATCTTGGAGTTGGCAGGTAACGCAGCCAGAGACAACAAGAAAGGTCGCGTCACACCACGACACATCCTGCTGGCCATCGCCAATGATGAGGAGTTGAACCAG CTGCTGAAAGGTGTGACTATCGCAGCAGGTGGAGTCCTGCCCAACATCCACCCAGAGCTGCTGGCTAAGAAGAGAGGAGCAAAGGGGAAACTGGAGACCCCCGTCTCACCGGCCCCCGAGAAGAAACCCAAACCTGTCAAGAAATCAGTGACCAAGAAACTGAgtgggaaaaaaggaggagggaaggcTAAG AAACAGGGCGAGGTAAGCAAGGCGGCGTCGGCAGACAGCACCACAGAGGGATCTCCTGTTGACAGCTTCACTGTACTCTCCACCAAGAGCCTCTTCCTGGGCCAAAAG GCTCTGCTCTggaaaagaagggagggaaggagtTCACTGATGCGGtgcaggagctga
- the faxdc2 gene encoding fatty acid hydroxylase domain-containing protein 2 — protein sequence MTRVSETSEAAMTSSSSSRQEGPGGLWDSVKKATFVIGSGILFLAAFGNSLTWHLQRFWGASGDFWQDLWTKLYLKFEGHDAALFYFGTMVFPPLAFWVTNGLLLLVDITGKPAFITRYRIQVDKNNPVDPAKLRNALKTVIFNQVVISGSMVVAAYYLMSMRGNPCGPELPTFHWALMELAFFSLTEEIMFYYSHRLFHHPSLYKHFHKQHHEWTAPIGVVSIYAHPLEHMISNMLPVALGPVILGSHVTTTTLWYCLALVSTTISHCGYHLPLLPSPEFHDFHHLKFNQCFGVFGVLDRLHGTDTKFRGTKQYERHTLLTSLTPLSESIPDTPKKGQ from the exons ATGACGAGAGTCAGCG agacAAGCGAGGCTGCCatgacaagcagcagcagcagcagacag GAGGGCCCTGGAGGACTGTGGGACTCTGTGAAGAAAGCTACCTTTGTCATCGGATCTGGAATCTTATTCTTGGCTGCATTTGGCAACTCGCTGACATG GCATCTTCAGAGATTCTGGGGAGCTTCAGGAGATTTCTGGCAGGACTTGTGGACCAAGCTGTACTTGAAGTTTGAGGGTCATGATGCTGCTTTGTTCTACTTCG GGACGATGGTGTTTCCCCCTCTGGCGTTCTGGGTGACGAAcggtctgctgctgttggtggaCATCACTGGAAAACCCGCCTTCATCACTCGCTATCGCATCCAGGTGGACAAGAACAACCCG GTGGATCCAGCGAAGCTCCGCAATGCGCTCAAGACGGTCATCTTCAACCAGGTGGTCATCTCTGGGTCCATGGTGGTGGCGGCTTACTACCTGATGAGCATGAGAGGGAACCCCTGTGGCCCCGAGCTGCCCACCTTCCACTGGGCCCTGATGGAGCTGGCTTTCTTTTCCCTCACCGAGGAAATTATGTTTTACTACTCACACAG GCTGTTCCACCACCCGAGCCTCTACAAGCACTTCCACAAACAGCACCATGAGTGGACCGCTCCCATCGGAGTCGTCTCCATCTACGCTCATCCTCTGGAGCACATG ATCTCCAACATGCTGCCGGTGGCATTGGGGCCGGTGATCCTGGGCTCCCacgtcaccaccaccaccttgtGGTACTGCCTGGCTCTGGTCAGCACCACCATCTCCCACTGTGGATACCACCTGCCCCTCCTGCCCTCCCCTGAATTCCACGACTTCCACCACCTCAA GTTCAACCAGTGTTTCGGGGTCTTCGGCGTCCTCGACCGGCTCCACGGCACCGACACCAAGTTCAGGGGTACCAAGCAGTACGAGCGCCACACCCTCCTCACCAGCCTCACCCCTCTGAGCGAGAGCATCCCCGACACACCCAAGAAGGGCCAGTGA
- the LOC119030778 gene encoding core histone macro-H2A.1 isoform X2 produces MSSRGGKKKSTKTSRSTKAGVIFPVGRMLRYIKRGLPKYRIGVGAPVYLAAVLEYLTAEILELAGNAARDNKKGRVTPRHILLAIANDEELNQLLKGVTIAAGGVLPNIHPELLAKKRGAKGKLETPVSPAPEKKPKPVKKSVTKKLSGKKGGGKAKKQGEVSKAASADSTTEGSPVDSFTVLSTKSLFLGQKLQVVQADISTVESDAVVHPTSSALYTGGEVGSALEKKGGKEFTDAVQELKKKNGPLEVAGAVLTGGFGLPAKYVIHCNSPGWGSDKCEEMLDKTVKNCLALADEKKLKSVAFPSIGSGRNGFPKQTAAQLILKAISSYFVATMSSSIKTVYFVLFDSESIGIYVQEMAKLETS; encoded by the exons ATGTCCAGccgaggaggaaagaagaagtcGACCAAGACGTCCCGGTCAACCAAGGCCGGGGTCATCTTCCCCGTCGGACGCATGCTGCGTTACATCAAGAGGGGCTTGCCTAAGTATCGCATCGGGGTGGGAGCACCCGTCTACCTGGCTGCAGTCCTCGAGTATCTAACTG CTGAGATCTTGGAGTTGGCAGGTAACGCAGCCAGAGACAACAAGAAAGGTCGCGTCACACCACGACACATCCTGCTGGCCATCGCCAATGATGAGGAGTTGAACCAG CTGCTGAAAGGTGTGACTATCGCAGCAGGTGGAGTCCTGCCCAACATCCACCCAGAGCTGCTGGCTAAGAAGAGAGGAGCAAAGGGGAAACTGGAGACCCCCGTCTCACCGGCCCCCGAGAAGAAACCCAAACCTGTCAAGAAATCAGTGACCAAGAAACTGAgtgggaaaaaaggaggagggaaggcTAAG AAACAGGGCGAGGTAAGCAAGGCGGCGTCGGCAGACAGCACCACAGAGGGATCTCCTGTTGACAGCTTCACTGTACTCTCCACCAAGAGCCTCTTCCTGGGCCAAAAG TTGCAAGTTGTCCAAGCTGACATTTCCACCGTGGAGAGCGACGCTGTCGTTCACCCGACCAGCTCCGCCCTCTATACAGGTGGTGAAGTAG GCTCTGCTCTggaaaagaagggagggaaggagtTCACTGATGCGGtgcaggagctgaagaagaaaaacggCCCTCTGGAGGTGGCTGGAG cTGTGTTGACCGGCGGCTTCGGTCTGCCCGCTAAGTACGTCATCCACTGCAACAGTCCGGGTTGGGGCTCCGACAAGTGTGAGGAGATGCTGGACAAGACGGTAAAGAACTGTCTGGCTCTGGCTGATGAGAAGAAACTCAAGTCTGTTGCGTTCCCCTCCATTGGTAGCGGGAG GAATGGTTTCCCGAAACAGACGGCGGCCCAGCTCATCCTGAAGGCTATCTCCAGCTACTTTGTGGCCACCATGTCTTCCTCCATCAAGACCGTCTACTTTGTGCTGTTTGACAGCGAGAGCATCGGCATCTACGTGCAGGAAATGGCCAAGCTGGAGACGAGCTAA
- the LOC119030778 gene encoding core histone macro-H2A.1 isoform X3 has translation MSSRGGKKKSTKTSRSTKAGVIFPVGRMLRYIKRGLPKYRIGVGAPVYLAAVLEYLTAEILELAGNAARDNKKGRVTPRHILLAIANDEELNQLLKGVTIAAGGVLPNIHPELLAKKRGAKGKLETPVSPAPEKKPKPVKKSVTKKLSGKKGGGKAKKQGEVSKAASADSTTEGSPVDSFTVLSTKSLFLGQKLQVVQADISTVESDAVVHPTSSALYTGGEALLWKRREGRSSLMRCRS, from the exons ATGTCCAGccgaggaggaaagaagaagtcGACCAAGACGTCCCGGTCAACCAAGGCCGGGGTCATCTTCCCCGTCGGACGCATGCTGCGTTACATCAAGAGGGGCTTGCCTAAGTATCGCATCGGGGTGGGAGCACCCGTCTACCTGGCTGCAGTCCTCGAGTATCTAACTG CTGAGATCTTGGAGTTGGCAGGTAACGCAGCCAGAGACAACAAGAAAGGTCGCGTCACACCACGACACATCCTGCTGGCCATCGCCAATGATGAGGAGTTGAACCAG CTGCTGAAAGGTGTGACTATCGCAGCAGGTGGAGTCCTGCCCAACATCCACCCAGAGCTGCTGGCTAAGAAGAGAGGAGCAAAGGGGAAACTGGAGACCCCCGTCTCACCGGCCCCCGAGAAGAAACCCAAACCTGTCAAGAAATCAGTGACCAAGAAACTGAgtgggaaaaaaggaggagggaaggcTAAG AAACAGGGCGAGGTAAGCAAGGCGGCGTCGGCAGACAGCACCACAGAGGGATCTCCTGTTGACAGCTTCACTGTACTCTCCACCAAGAGCCTCTTCCTGGGCCAAAAG TTGCAAGTTGTCCAAGCTGACATTTCCACCGTGGAGAGCGACGCTGTCGTTCACCCGACCAGCTCCGCCCTCTATACAGGTGGTGAA GCTCTGCTCTggaaaagaagggagggaaggagtTCACTGATGCGGtgcaggagctga